A genomic window from Halogeometricum borinquense DSM 11551 includes:
- a CDS encoding DUF7541 family protein: MDDAPGLSDQYRMASPWPMFVALGIPISEIGILFDLFPIAVGGLLLFSGSVAGIARESGYAETPWTPLAAIGVLLLVVGGAFLLPAIDLQTRGYAIIVSGVFLLLAGLAGRLSFRGRDTTY; encoded by the coding sequence ATGGACGACGCGCCGGGACTCTCCGACCAGTACCGGATGGCAAGCCCGTGGCCGATGTTCGTCGCACTCGGCATTCCCATCTCCGAAATCGGCATCTTGTTCGACCTGTTTCCCATCGCTGTCGGCGGCCTCCTTCTGTTCTCCGGGAGCGTTGCCGGGATAGCGCGAGAATCGGGATACGCAGAGACGCCGTGGACGCCGCTGGCCGCCATCGGAGTACTCCTCCTCGTCGTTGGTGGCGCGTTCTTGCTCCCCGCCATCGACCTCCAGACGCGCGGGTATGCCATCATCGTAAGTGGCGTATTCTTGCTGCTCGCTGGGCTTGCCGGCCGACTATCCTTCAGGGGTCGAGACACAACGTACTGA
- a CDS encoding DUF6684 family protein → MANEIFDRETLLDLTVNVIPLVIIAFFIGAFAVFPAFGVDPLASALQYGLLVVPFVFLAILTYLSGKAIAGDEKRSTVYLPGQATVDDPTTLEEYEEKAEAATKSDPELTDGESA, encoded by the coding sequence ATGGCGAACGAGATATTCGACAGGGAAACACTACTCGACCTTACGGTCAACGTCATCCCGCTGGTCATTATCGCCTTCTTCATCGGCGCATTCGCCGTCTTCCCAGCGTTCGGCGTTGATCCGCTGGCGTCGGCGCTGCAGTACGGACTGCTCGTCGTCCCGTTCGTGTTCCTGGCAATCCTGACGTATCTGTCCGGGAAGGCAATCGCGGGCGACGAGAAGCGCTCGACCGTCTACCTCCCCGGACAGGCAACGGTGGACGATCCGACGACGCTCGAAGAGTACGAAGAGAAGGCCGAAGCGGCGACCAAAAGCGACCCTGAACTGACTGACGGCGAGAGCGCATAA
- the ctaD gene encoding cytochrome c oxidase subunit I: MQVNGQLALTVLMGVFLVAVAAWLARIENWRTYSPLAGGSGAFGQKEGYVSEEKPSGVIRWLTTVDHKDIGILYGAYALIAFAVGGLMVVVMRVELADPGMTLISNTFYNSLLTSHGITMLFLFGTPILAAFSNYFIPLLIDADDMAFPRINAIAFWLLPPAALLIWAGFFPIPDVIPAQTAWTMYTPLSAGVGNGNQVNAGVDLMLLGLHLSGVSATMGAINFIATIFSERAEEVTWANLDIFSWTVLTQSGLILFAFPLLGSALLMLLLDRNFGTAFFVNGGDPILWQHLFWFFGHPEVYILVLPPMGIVSYVLPRFSGRRLFGFKFVVYSTLAIGVLSFGVWAHHMFATGIDPRLRASFMAVSLAIAIPSAVKTFNWITTMWNGNIRLTTPMLYCIGFVSNFIIGGVTGVFLASIPVDIILHDTYYVVGHFHYIVMGAITFAGFAGIYYWFPIYTGRMYQRTLGKAHFWLSMIGTNVTFFAMILLGYGGMPRRYATYLPQFITMHQIATLGALILLVGQIIFVWNFVQSWLEGPKVEDGDPWNLKEEGLYTAEWQWYDRKVKTALADGGHESDSESDS; the protein is encoded by the coding sequence ATGCAGGTTAACGGACAGCTCGCACTGACGGTTCTCATGGGGGTCTTCCTCGTGGCCGTCGCCGCGTGGCTCGCGCGGATCGAAAACTGGCGCACGTACTCCCCACTTGCGGGGGGTAGTGGTGCCTTCGGGCAGAAGGAGGGATACGTCTCCGAAGAGAAGCCATCCGGAGTTATTCGGTGGCTGACCACTGTTGATCACAAAGACATCGGGATTCTATACGGCGCGTACGCACTCATCGCGTTCGCCGTCGGTGGACTCATGGTCGTGGTGATGCGGGTAGAACTCGCCGACCCCGGGATGACGCTCATCTCGAACACGTTCTACAACTCGCTTCTCACCAGCCACGGAATCACGATGCTGTTCCTGTTCGGGACGCCGATTCTCGCGGCGTTCTCGAACTACTTCATCCCGTTACTCATCGACGCCGACGACATGGCGTTCCCGCGTATCAACGCCATTGCGTTCTGGCTGCTGCCGCCGGCGGCGTTGCTCATCTGGGCGGGCTTCTTCCCGATCCCGGATGTCATCCCCGCACAGACTGCGTGGACGATGTACACGCCGCTCTCGGCCGGTGTCGGAAATGGGAATCAGGTTAATGCCGGTGTGGACCTGATGCTCCTCGGCCTGCACCTCTCGGGTGTCTCGGCCACGATGGGTGCGATTAATTTCATCGCCACCATCTTCTCCGAGCGTGCAGAGGAAGTCACGTGGGCGAACCTCGACATTTTCTCGTGGACCGTCCTCACCCAGTCAGGTCTCATCCTGTTCGCGTTCCCGCTTCTCGGCAGTGCGCTCCTGATGCTGCTGCTTGACCGGAACTTCGGCACGGCGTTCTTCGTTAACGGCGGCGACCCAATCCTCTGGCAACACCTGTTCTGGTTCTTCGGCCACCCCGAAGTGTACATCCTCGTGTTGCCTCCGATGGGTATCGTCAGCTACGTTCTGCCGCGGTTCTCGGGCCGTCGGCTGTTCGGATTCAAGTTCGTCGTGTACTCCACGCTCGCTATCGGCGTGCTGTCGTTCGGTGTCTGGGCGCACCACATGTTCGCCACCGGCATCGATCCGCGTCTCCGTGCGTCGTTCATGGCAGTCTCGTTGGCAATCGCCATCCCGAGCGCCGTGAAGACGTTCAACTGGATTACGACGATGTGGAACGGTAATATTCGGTTGACGACGCCGATGCTGTACTGCATCGGGTTCGTCTCGAACTTCATCATCGGCGGCGTCACCGGTGTGTTCCTCGCGTCTATTCCGGTGGACATCATCCTTCACGACACCTACTACGTCGTTGGTCACTTCCACTACATCGTCATGGGTGCGATCACCTTCGCCGGGTTCGCCGGAATCTACTACTGGTTCCCCATCTACACCGGCCGGATGTACCAGCGCACCCTCGGGAAAGCGCACTTCTGGCTCTCGATGATCGGGACCAACGTGACGTTCTTCGCCATGATTCTGCTCGGCTACGGCGGGATGCCGCGCCGGTACGCAACGTACCTGCCCCAGTTCATCACGATGCACCAGATTGCGACGCTCGGGGCGCTCATCCTCCTGGTCGGTCAGATCATCTTCGTCTGGAACTTCGTCCAGTCGTGGCTCGAAGGGCCGAAAGTCGAAGACGGCGATCCGTGGAACCTCAAAGAAGAAGGCCTCTACACCGCTGAGTGGCAGTGGTACGACCGCAAGGTCAAGACGGCCCTCGCAGACGGCGGTCACGAATCGGATTCCGAATCCGACTCGTGA
- a CDS encoding DUF7520 family protein, with product MSERTEDIDDHTQSGGLRGPRLVAILYVALVAVAGLAGVLVAVFVDGLRPPQFLFLVPFPPTPLGFGAYGALTIALVLGIPLALVIYVSQNIDEKAT from the coding sequence GTGAGCGAACGAACGGAAGACATCGATGACCACACCCAATCGGGAGGGCTTCGCGGTCCCCGTCTGGTCGCCATCTTGTACGTTGCCCTCGTCGCCGTCGCGGGACTTGCAGGCGTTCTCGTCGCCGTTTTTGTCGATGGGCTTCGCCCGCCACAGTTCCTGTTTCTCGTTCCGTTTCCACCGACACCACTCGGATTCGGGGCGTACGGAGCCTTGACGATTGCACTCGTGCTGGGAATTCCCTTAGCACTCGTCATCTACGTCTCACAGAACATCGACGAGAAAGCGACGTGA